acctgagaaacattagtaaaatcagaaacatcctctgtcaagatgatgcagaaaaactagtccatgcatttgtaacttctaggctggactactgtaactcattactatctggatgttcAAACAAATTtctgaaaggccttcaattgattcagaatgctgctgtaCAAATATTACAGGgactaggaaaagagatcacatctctcctgtgttagcagCTTTTCATTgactgccagtaaaatacagaatagaattttaaatccttctgttaacataatAAGTTattaatggccaagctccatcatatctcagagagctcatagttccttattgtcctagtaGGCTACTCCACtccctagatggaggtttatttgtggttcctagagtctccaagagttAATTGGCACTAAAGGAACAacactaaggtggttcaaatcctctATTAACAATtgctcctcctcacacactaTAGCCAATTATGGGGGCCCAAAGGgctcagtacttggaccaatcctcttcataCTATACCTGCTTCCTTTAGGAAACATTATCGGGAAACACAGCTAaatttttcactgttatgcaggTGATACTCAGCGGTTCCCAGAGTCTCCAAGAGGAAATGTGGAGgtagatctttcagttatcaggctccccttctatggaaccaacttccagtatcggaCTGGGAGCGGattctttagtaattttcaagaccatGCTTTAAGCCTTTCTGTATGACAGCGCTTATAGTTAAAACGTGAAAGAATATCTACTctctagcccccccccccccccgaccctttgtgcccctctctctccctctcccaacCCAAAGAGTTGCCTGGttcaccaaatcataacatcGTAacaaattacatcaaggcactttacacatagagcaagtctagacccaactctttataaaattatccCCCTATGAGCtagcacttggtgacagtggcaaggaaaaacttcctttaagaggcaggaACCTTGGGAAGAACCAGGCTCGGtggggggtggccatctgcctcgacagGTTggattgagagagaaagagagagacacacacagggcgGAGGGgagcaaagttgggtagagtatggagagaatgagagcaggaggaggtgataTTCCATACAGGTGGAGCAGGAACACATAAtgctccatgaacttcatggaAATGATACAGAATGGAGttcatgaagttcatgaagaaGCAGCAGACATTGCAGGGACATGGGGTGATtggcgatgattcaccacctgatATGAGGACAGGAAGCGagggactgggagagacaggcttcgggaaaacatggttagtaaatagcTACACATGATTAGAAGTGTGAGAAGCAGGACTTCGGGGAAACATCACAGCTAAGTAGAAGAATGAATTGTTGGGGTGTGGCTCGGGTTTTTCCAGTTCATTAGTACCAACCAAACAGGTTAGCTGTGAAAGTTATGTGTAGtcttccctaaccctaaccctccacaAATGGTGATAACCTCTTCCTTACATTCCAGATTTAGATGAGGAGAAACCAGGAGTCTACATAATCTGTGAAAGACACACAGCAGTTATCTTCACAGGATCAAAAGTCTGgatctgatatatatatatatatatgtagagagagagagagagagagagagagagagagagagaccagaaaAGGATTTCAGCAGCTAATTACCCCGATCTAAAACAGACTTAAGATAATCCTGAGTGAGctaacaggaaaagcacaggatccttcactccactagtccctaccagcaccacctgcttccctttaCCCGTCCATCCTCCCACACCTTCTCTGTCCTATATTCCTCcatgtattcactgaggtgtagcactgccctccctgcctaCACAAAGATcctttcactcaataaagatcaacaaactagcttcaaTGGAGGGCTGGCGATGGTCACATACATGccctgaaataataaaatattttgctgcataattttataaaatataaaaaatatttatctgcataattttgcaaatatttaagtcatttatttcagaaaaagttgactcaccttgtggtgttaaactttgaggacaaatgcaggcaaaaaaacaacaacagacttAAGAAACATTTGTCTTGCACTTTACTGTTCAAATTCCATTTACTCCAGCAATGTTGAGCAACCACTGTGTGATCAGAGTTGGTAAAAACCTGATGGTGTTCGATATAGTCACGGTAATAAAGATCACAGGCACCGGGCCCAGTCTTCCTCTCCACTGAGTTTCCATTCCTCCCATTAGAGAGGAACCACACCAAGCCCATATTTGAGTCATTTGTGACAAACTGCAAACAGCTACAATTAGCAAATTTTGATGGAGTCGCATCTTACTGTAACTTATAAATCCAAAGCAGGATAAATAGATTTATGtcttttttgtgctgttttcttttattcatgttAAGTACTTATAGTGTTGATTACAATTACAAGAGCTATTATGAACCAATTCTTCTAGTAATGACTAGCAGGACACAAATAGAAGGAATTGATATAAAGCATTTGATTATAAGGTGTGAAGTTTCTCAGCAGTCTGAGAAATTCCTCACCATGCATGGTGCTTGAGATTTGATCTATGAAGCATTCTTTCAGCTTCTGCCTTAAACTGGTTTGCTGTAGATGCCGTGTCTAGCCCCTCCCAAATTCCATGACAGAGATCAAATAGTCCCTGTGATTCCCTGCTGTGGTTACTGGTCTATCAACATGCTGATGTTCGGATGGCTGTGCAGCCTTGTCTTAGCCCTGATAATGACTCCATGTGTGGATGGGTGTGATGGTGTTCAGCCTATTTGTGGGGCGTATTCACCTGGGAATATTATCATTGGTATAATGTTGCCATGTCACCAAAAAGTGAAGAGAATCAATGAACGGATTAAACCTGACAACTTCCTCTGTTCAGAGTGAGTataacatttttgctttttttacttttttttacatcaaagtTAGCAGCAATAAGaaggtttttttattattattattttgttgtacCAGCTGCAACCTCGCTTACACTATCAAGCAAGTTGAGCTTTATGGTTAGAGTGAcgaccacaaacacaaacagtgaccCTGCATACATCACTTCCTGCACATTAATCATTATTAAGCCAGACTGTGGTACTGTGATTGCCTTAAATATCTTTCACACTCTAGAttgtccgtatgtctgagtgtgagtatgagtggttgtttgtctctgtctgtccctgtatgttggccctgcaatggactgatgacctgtccagggtgaccctgccctcgcccatattgagctgggattggcaccagcaccacccgcaacccggaaacagaaaagtgttaGAAGTTGGATGGATGGAGTTTAATGTGTCTGGCCCCAGGAAAGCCGTAGCTCGCTCTGTCATCTCAGCTCAGTATAGTggatgtgttgctttttttgtctgcatttgtgctCAAAGTTTAACGACACATggtgtcaacattatatgagattgatgcaaGTTAATAGTCTTGCAGCAAAATATtactgtgtagatctctggagagatgggagtccagataggtgaaggtgtcccaacagaggagccaaAGATAGGATACATAGTGATTGAACTAAAGAGCAGCTCAGGCCATTTTAGGCAgaattcatcaattcttcatgatgtgacccaacatgagctggcaagtgaaaccacaaCATGCTagtgggcattccctaaatatgagtgagcccatcaccagggcccagagcTGGGTCAGGGGCCCAGGCTCCCTGGCCTGTCACCTTGTCTGCAAGAGCACAAGAGGCACCAAACCCAAAAAGCAGCCACAACTCGTGGTGTGCCAGGTGGGCGATGGTGAGGACCACTGAACCGCCTAAGCAAGCGCAAGAGTGGTACAGGAGGGCCCCATGCCCCTACACCGGCCTGCGTCGGACCGACAGAGAACACCAGAGAGCCACCACAGATCCAGCACCACACAGTGCCAGAAGGCAAAGCCCAGCCACCAGGACATAGAAGAACCCAGGCACCCGACCGACCGTCCACTGTAGGGCCCCCAGGCCACCTGACCAATGTGCCACCCAATCGTGGAGGATCGGGCTCCCCGAATGATGCCATGATTAATTACAAGTGAAAGTGTGCCTTTTCCTGCACATCTTCAATCCCCGTCGAGGAAGCATTGCCGTACATCGTGACCCTGTGACCCTGGATGTGGTGTGATACATCAAGattgggagagaggagaggagggtggggtaAACAGCACAACTAGTTGCTGTGTTTCTGATGTAACAGCACTGTGTAGGATATGTCAGAGAGGTGATTACAGTAAGAAATataccattcattcatcttctaccgcttgtttgttttcaatcccagctcacattgtgaaagggcagggtacaccctggacaggtcaccagtccattgcaggtccaatatacagagacagagaagaccaaccactcacactgacagtAATACCTCCAGGCAAATTACAGTTGAGATATTCCAGCAGGAAAATGAATAGAtgaaaaaattatattgcaATTGCCTTGTGGGCACAATGTCATGCTGCTTCTGGCACATgtagatatatatgtatatatacatatatgtatactgtgtgtgtgtgggtgtgtgtatatatatatatatatatatattgcgTTTGTCTTAATGGGTGTACAAAAATGTTTGAACAATACATCATTTCAAAGCACTACTTTTAATTTAACCAGCTTTCTTTTCAACATTGtctattttcagttttgatCTGCAATCATTTCTGAAGTCGTTGGCTACAATTCATGAAATCGAGGAGATAAATGCAGCTGGTTTCCTCCCAGGAGTGCATCTTGGATATTTGATGTGTGACACATGCTCTGATGCAAGCAAAGCTCTGCGAGATGTGGGGCACATGCTTGCAGTAAACAACTCTCTAAATGTACAGTGCAACTACACCGATTTAAGGCCCACAGTCAAAATTATATTAGGAGCACTGTACTCTGAAGTGTCCATTGCTTTGGCCAGACTGCTTAATGTGTACATGGTCCCTCTAGTAAGTATCAAAtcaatgtatgtttttattctgatgGGTGATTCGAAAACCAGCCATTTTTCAGCCGTTAGATATAGGTGGCTGGATCgttgtgttgtcattgtttCTGCTGCATTCCTAAGCATTCTTAAgcataaatatgtaaatataaatatatgtgtaaTTATTCTAAAATTATGTAGAAGGTAATACtgataatataaattatattttctataGTTATATAAATCCTATTAAGACATAccctttattttgttgtttaaattcaaaacacTCTTGTGTGCGGTGCGATTTTTGGTGCTTTAGGTAATACTAGCAGTGTGAATGAAAAGTCTGCAATAATTAAGCATGCATCCGCACTTCCTCATTATGACATTATAATTTAAGCTATTACACTGGGTGGCTTCATGTAATAGGCTAGCACTCCTAATAAAGTGTTCAGTGATTGTGAGCGTATTCTATATTtggatgtgtgtgattgtttgtgGGTGTATATATTTAGGTCATTTTAgcaatatatacatatgtatatcatggaggaaaaaaacattatagtTAGTGTCAGAAATgcttcaaaatgtatttattagaTAGTCTGGGAGAAACCTAGCAAATAGTCTGGCTATTTAGGAGTCAAACCTGACGTCTGCTGCTCAGGACATCAGAGCCCATATTGTACACTCAATCATGCCCTTCACTGCTCCTTGTCATTAATTTACTGTAGGGATGACCAACATTCTTCCAAAAGATATTCTCTCTGTTGGTCTTTTCCTATATTCTTCAAAGTAAAATTCTTACcctttttctcaaaattttCACCAATATCATGTGTGACTATTTTTCTACATATAAAATTCAGCTTTGTTTCATCCTAACAGCTGAGCAGCACATCATCTTCACCAGAGCTGAGTGATAAGCTGCGCTATCCAGTCTTCCTACGCACTGTTCCTAGTGATTATCATCAGACAAAAGCAGTTGCTAAACTGATGCATCACTATAACTGGAACTGGGTCGGGGTTGTGTATGGAGACGATGAATATGGAAAAGCAGCTTTCCAGAGTTTTCTTGAGGATGCTACGGCCAATGCTGTGTGCATGGCCTACCATGAGATGTTATCTCATGACCTTAATGATTCACACAGCAGGGAACGTATCAAGCATATCGCTCTGCAGATCCGTTCCTCAAGTGCCAAGGTAGTCCTGCTTATCCTCAAGGCAGAGTTGGTGGAGGCCCTCTTTGAGGAAATGATAAGGACCAATACATCTAGGATCTGGATTGCCAGTGATGTGTGGTCAAGGAGTTGGTCCCTTGCCCAGATGCATGACATCAACAGGGTTGGGGACATCTTGGGTTTCACATTTGTTGCCAGCAAGAGTGAAAAATTTGATAGGTATCTGCAGAATCTTACAGTGACCCCAGGAGGTTACaattttttcattgaagaataCAAGAACCTGAGGTTCAACTGTTCCTCTGAGTGCTCCTCAAACCAGCACCCACCCAACTGTGGCTCACCtaatgtaatgaaaatgaaatcttcaATAGCTTGCAATATCAAGGATCCCCATGAGCAAAATGATGACTATCTTGTGACAGCTGTGGATACAAACGAAACCTTCCTGAATAGAGTTGCAGTGTGGGCTGTAGCAAATGCTCTTAAGAAACTATTGAACTGcaacagctcctcctgctctggTGAAATGGACTTTCCACCATGGCAGGTGAGAATTAATGTCATCTTTGCATAAAGTGTAACTTCTTCATATTCAAAGAACTGAAATTTGATGAGCACttctcaaatattttttaactgATCAGTTCCAGTGATTCATATTAGGAAGGCCCAGTCAATATTGAAATTCTGCCCTATGCTTTGCAGCTTCTAAAACAATTGAAGGAGGTCAGTTTCACGCTTGACAACCAGAACTTCCAGTTTGACAAGAATGGTGATTTTGTAAATGGGTATGATCTGATCTTCTGGGAAAAATATGAACACCACAGAAGATTTCGAAGTATTGGAAAATACCATGCCCATTATGAACGAATCGATGTGGAAAGTTTCACCTGGTTTTCATCAGGCAATGAGACGGTAAGAAAAACAATTTATTCACAGGTTTGAGCACTGCATAATCAGAGGATTCCCATGGTTATCAATGGGGTTTGTTTCAACTACTGATGCTAGCTAACACATAGAATGTCTTAGGCAAAGTAGTACTGAAGTAGGCCAGGCGGTCACCAAAGGCCTTTAAGTGTGGCCATTGAAAACTTGGCCTGTAGATGTGATTGGATGTATGTGCAACTTACTGTGGTATGTGTCAACTTCTGATtttattcaatcattcattcatcttcaaccactttatcTATTTCCGGGTTGCggtgctgctggagccaatcccagctcaaattgGGCAAAGGCGGGGTGCAActtggacaggtctccagtccatcacagggccaataacacaaagacagagacagagaaccactcacactcacactcagacctatggacaatttagagtcatcagttaatccaaacatgcatgtctttgcacAGTGgcaggaaacccatgcaggcaaacatgcaaactcaacacagaaaggccccaggctgggaaccaaacatgtgaccttcttattgtggggcaacagcactaaccactatatTGCCATGCTGCCTGCTGGGCCATATTAAGCGTAAATTGTTCCATCTTTAGTAgaattaactgaaaataaagtgtCAAACTGTCATGATTTCATGAAACTGTCAGTCGTCCTTGAACAAGTAGGTAGATGTTTGGAGCCTGGTATCAAGGAAATAGATTTCCCCAGACAAGTGAAAACACATTGGCCCATAATTATCATGAAAACATATGCCAGAAAAGAGGTGtaatttgaaaaattaaaataccagttcatttaatgtaacaatatatataattatttcatggtcctgttgaCTGGTAGTGCAGTGTTGTAAAATCTGTGTGTAAATTAGATAGTTAGAAACAATTCAGATTGACAGATTTCAAgacagtattattattattatttatcagtcGTATTAATTTCAAGTGCAGCAACCCACTTTTTGTGGAAATTTTCAAATcatgccattttgttttcacctaAGTGTAAAGAAATGTGATGTAGGCTATTGGCCCAATAGCTTTTGTTTACATTAGTGTAATTAACATGGTATTCTGTGACTCCATGTCATCGGTtgcaaacattttataaagCATCACAAAGATCGAGTGttgatgtgtgaaaatgtgtgctgAAAACAATTCAGCAATTGTGGTGTAAATATCAGGCCCAAAAATGTCCTCAGTTCAGTTCATGGAATCACAGAATAAAAGCAAGCACAAAATCTTTGCTGAAGTGGAACTTGAAATAATAATGAGGTCCAAGGGAACAAAGTGGCTCTATTTGGCAGCCTGTGTCACGGATGTGTGAGTGCTGGGGTGAGGACCCAGGTGCAGGAGCAAGCAGAAGTGGGTTGAAGGGagtggaaatatatatattcaataaacaaaaccaagacTAGCAACAGACATAAACATACTCAAAATCAAGGCAGGGCTCTCAAGAAACAGAGGTGTACAGAGCAAGGAGAACAAGACAAAGGACAAGGATAGTCAGGATAGCAGGAGGCCAACAGGACAAAGAATCCAACACAGACTAGACAAACACCCagacttaaatacaaactgaacttaacaagacacaggtgaaacacattaggcCAGGGAAGTCAATCAAACAGCTGAGGTGgaaaacagaacacagaagGGAAGTAAGCTGACAAAACTGAGGggagacaagactttcaaaataaaattggaagtggcaaacaaactaaaactgagTTAACAGAAGCTAACTAACAGACTGACCTTGACAGCCTGAAAAGATTTGTCAAAGACTGCCAGAAGGAAGGTCAACAGCATTGATGGTGATTTTTTGCAACTGGGTCTTGACCTGTTTCTACACTTGAATAAATGAGGGCTGATGACTTTTTGACttcaaaattaagaaaaatctTAATTTGACTCACTTGCTTGGACTTCTGTGGGAGTGTAACTATTGATATCAATGGGTTATGTGAGGTCTGGACCTTAAGCAAGTAGTTTCATTTACAAACTGTTACATTACAAACTATACGAGAGGGAAATgtcaatgaaaaacacaatggTTTCTCTTTAATTAATCCTCTGGATATCAAGTATATCTGGCTTGAATATCGAAATTTGGCTATTAAAAACCTACAATGGCAAAGTTTCATATGTTTCAGCctgcctttttgttttgctcccaCAGACACCTGAATCCAGATGCTCCGCAAGCTGCCCCATTGGCTGGGTAAAGAAGATCTTGAATGTATCCTGCTGTTACAAGTGCACCCAGTGTGTGGAGGGGACCTACTCAGACAGCCCAGGTATGATTGTTTGAGTGACTGATTTTATGCACAGTGCCACATGTTAATCTTCTTGTAATATTGATGCTATTACAGATGGCCAAGGTTTTAAAAGTGAAGTCAGTCTGTTCATGTGCAACTTTGGTGTCCGGTTGCAGACCTAAAAAAATTTGAATGGGCTTGATGCATATACCTACATCTTCTTTGACAGATCTTGATAACTGCAAAAAATGCCCCAATGGAACTTGGTCTCTCAAGGGATGGGATCACTGTGAACCAAGATGGGAGTCTTTCATGCAATGGAGCGATCCTCATCCTATTGCCCTGCTGGCAGCTTCAGCATTTGGTATTTTGCTTTTGCTAGTTATGCTCATTATCTTTTTAGTCTACAGAGATTCCCCACCCATGAAAAGAGCTGAAGTGAGATTATCCTGTGTGATTATGGCTGGTCTGGCAGTAAGCTTTGCAAGTGTGATTTGTTTCATGGGCAGGCCAACTGTACATCTCTGTCGGGCCCGCCAGGTCATGTATGCCATGGGCTTCAccttgtgtgtgtcctgcatcCTAGTCAAGGCTTATCGTACCTTCCTGGCTTTCCTTCCCTTTGGTCAGATAACAAACAGACATCTACATAAATTATACAGGCCATCTGTAATTGTCACTGTGATAACTTCTCTCCAGGGGATCATTTGTCTTCTCTGGCTGATCTTAGATTCTCCTCATATTGATGACACAGAACCACCCCCACAAACCATGAAACACATAATCCAGTGTACTGAAGGTGATAGAAACATAGGCTTTACCATTATGTTGAGCTACATTGCTCTACTGGCATTGATTGGCTTCCTCTTGGCCTTCAAAGGCAGAAAGGTTCCACAGAAGTTTAGTGAAACAGGTTATATCATTTTTAGCATGCTTATGTAcctgtttgtgtgggtgtgttttatACCAGTTTACATTACCAACAAGGAAAAGGGTAGTCCTGTTCAGGCCTCAGCCATTCTAGTATCCAGCTATGGCATTATCTTTTGCCATTTTTTACCCAAGTGTTACGAAGCACTTTGCAGGCCAAAGGATGATCCACTGGAGAGGATTCTGAGGAGATGGCAAGTTATATCCGGTCCAAATCCAGATTCTGAAACATGCTCAGAGACctacatacacaacacaacctCACAAAATAGTAGCAGGTTTTCTATATCAAGTACAACAACTATACTGGAAAATGAAGTTGGTCCCATTGATTCTGTGATAATGCCTACACCTGAGAAAAGAAGCAATTTAAATCCACTCTCTAATACATCGGGAACAAGAATAATGAGGAGGTGTAGAAGTGTATCTGTCTAAAATGTGATACATTTTTCCACTGTCCCTAAGATGTTTTTGTAAGGTCATATGCTATGAATTGTAAAGTAAAATTTCTTCCAAATATCTTTCTATTCTTTAATACTCAGATGACTAAAGTTGACTTGTTGTTTTGTAGTGTTCTGAGACCACAGtgccaataaaacaaaaatgctttttaagtgtttgttgttgtggatTCCTGGATTCCTGAACTGCCTTCCcattaatattatttacatttacatgcatTTGCGTTTAATCATTTGGTGCAGACGCTTTTATCCAAAGAAACAAATTATAAAGATGAAATCAAGTACAGTAGATGGCCTTAGTCTAAGTGTTAAATGTTGCATGTATTTAAGGTGTATGGAGAGAGTACAGGGATGTGCAGTGACAAGCATAAGTGAGTGTTAGACATTTTCTGGTTGTAGGAGAGGAGATGGTCTTGGAATAGAATTTAGCTTCTCACCTTCTGCTCTACAAGAATTTAAACATTTGCTCAACCATTACAGAACCACTGACCAGTATTGTCTGGACTCAGAAGGTCTTGTGTGCAGGGATGGTGATGCTAGAGACTATTCTGTGAAGAAAGAACACAGCTAAGAAGGACCATAGGCTGAATGATCGAGTAAGAGTAGCACAACCAGGGGTCACAAGACAAACATTGGTGATCAATTTTGATTCAGTTTAAGGTAAAAGTGACATATGACAGTTTGGGCTGATTTAAGGTCAAATATACTGCTGTACTGATTGAGGTAAGACCTGATTTTTCTAATGATGGGTCACACATGTCAGT
This genomic interval from Echeneis naucrates chromosome 24, fEcheNa1.1, whole genome shotgun sequence contains the following:
- the olfcb1 gene encoding olfactory receptor CB1 — its product is MLMFGWLCSLVLALIMTPCVDGCDGVQPICGAYSPGNIIIGIMLPCHQKVKRINERIKPDNFLCSDFDLQSFLKSLATIHEIEEINAAGFLPGVHLGYLMCDTCSDASKALRDVGHMLAVNNSLNVQCNYTDLRPTVKIILGALYSEVSIALARLLNVYMVPLLSSTSSSPELSDKLRYPVFLRTVPSDYHQTKAVAKLMHHYNWNWVGVVYGDDEYGKAAFQSFLEDATANAVCMAYHEMLSHDLNDSHSRERIKHIALQIRSSSAKVVLLILKAELVEALFEEMIRTNTSRIWIASDVWSRSWSLAQMHDINRVGDILGFTFVASKSEKFDRYLQNLTVTPGGYNFFIEEYKNLRFNCSSECSSNQHPPNCGSPNVMKMKSSIACNIKDPHEQNDDYLVTAVDTNETFLNRVAVWAVANALKKLLNCNSSSCSGEMDFPPWQLLKQLKEVSFTLDNQNFQFDKNGDFVNGYDLIFWEKYEHHRRFRSIGKYHAHYERIDVESFTWFSSGNETTPESRCSASCPIGWVKKILNVSCCYKCTQCVEGTYSDSPDLDNCKKCPNGTWSLKGWDHCEPRWESFMQWSDPHPIALLAASAFGILLLLVMLIIFLVYRDSPPMKRAEVRLSCVIMAGLAVSFASVICFMGRPTVHLCRARQVMYAMGFTLCVSCILVKAYRTFLAFLPFGQITNRHLHKLYRPSVIVTVITSLQGIICLLWLILDSPHIDDTEPPPQTMKHIIQCTEGDRNIGFTIMLSYIALLALIGFLLAFKGRKVPQKFSETGYIIFSMLMYLFVWVCFIPVYITNKEKGSPVQASAILVSSYGIIFCHFLPKCYEALCRPKDDPLERILRRWQVISGPNPDSETCSETYIHNTTSQNSSRFSISSTTTILENEVGPIDSVIMPTPEKRSNLNPLSNTSGTRIMRRCRSVSV